CGCCCGGAGCGGAGTCGTCCTGCTCGAACCACAGAATCGACGTGCCCAGCAGCCCGCGTAGTAATAGGTAGTCACGCACCCACGGCTCGACGGTGCCCAGATCCTCCCCGACAACGACGGCCCCGGCCCGCTGCGCCTCCAGCGCGACGATGCCGATCATCGCTTCGTGGTCGTAGCGGATGTAGGTGCCTTCGGTGGGTGGCGTACCGCTGGGAATCCACCACAGCCGAAACAACCCGATGATGTGGTCGATGCGTACGCCGCCGGCGTGGCGCAGCACCGCCCGAATCAGCGACCGGAAGGGCCGGTACTCAAATTCGTCGAGTCGGTCAGGCCGCCACGGCGGCTGCGACCAGTCCTGACCCAGCTGATTGAACTCGTCTGGGGGTGCACCTGCGGTCACCCCCAGCGCCAGCACATCCTGCAGGGCCCATGCATCGGCCCCGTTGGGATGCACACCGACCGCCAAGTCGTGCATGATCCCGAGGGTCATTCCGGCCCGCACCGCCTGTGACTGCGTCGCGGCGAGCTGTTCGTCCAGCTGCCACTGCAACCAACGGTGAAAATCGATCGCATCCTCGTTCTTGACGAATTTCGCGATCCCCGCGGCATCTGGGTGCCGCACCGACTCCGGCCAGCGATGCCAATCAGCGCCGTATTTCTCGGCCAGGGCACACCAAGTGGCGAAGTCGTCCAGGTCTCGGCCCTCGCGGGCACGAAATGCGGCGTAGGACAGTTCGCGGCCCGCTGAGCGCGGCACCCGGTGCAGCAATTCGAGTGCCTCCCGTTTGGCTGCCCAGGCGGTATCGCGGTCGATGCTGTCGACGCGGCCGGCCCGATGCTGCACGTCGGCGCGCAGCTGGCGCACCCGTCCGCGCTTGGGCAGCTCGACCAATTCGGGAACGGCTTCGACACGCAGATACAGCGGGTTGACAAAACGCCGCGAGGTCGGCAGATAGGGCGAGGGTTCCATGGGTTTGAGGTCTCCCTGCTCCCCGGGCAGCGTCGCGGCGTGCAAGGGGTTGACCAACACATAGTCGGCGCCGTGCACCGAAGCCGACCAAAGCGCCAGATCGGCCAGATCGGTGAGGTCGCCAATACCCCACGACCCTCGCGACCGCACGCTGTACAGCTGGGTGGCAAGCCCCCAGGCGCGCCGGCCGCCGAGCCGCTCCGGCAGGCCGAGCCAGTCCGGCGTCACGATCAGAGCGGTGCTGGCCTGGTCGTGGTCCGAACGTAGGTGCACCCGGTGGTAGCCCAGTGGCAGATCGGTGGGTAGCAGAAAACTAGCTTCGCCAATCCAGCGTCCGTCCAGATCGAACGGCGGCGTGAAGTTGTCGACCTGCACGATCCCGCTGTCCCGGCCGCGGCGCTCGGTGCCGTCCTCGAGCTCGAGCCACACGTCGGCGGGCGCCCCATGAGTCACATGCACCCAGAACCGGGTCTGCGCCCCGGAACGCCCGACGATGGTCGGCGGCATGAGCCGTTCCCAGTAGGAGCGACGCTCGGCAATCAGGGCGTCGTTGCGGTGTTGCTCCGTATCGGCCGCGACGCCGAGCGCCCCGAGGACAGCGACCAGGGTGTCCTCTGACACGAGCACGTGCCGGCCCGTCCAATCCTGATAACTGGTGGCGATGCCGAAGCGGCGGGCGAGTTCGACGAGGGAGGGCGCGAGCTCAGTCATGACGCCAATCTTGCGGCCACGCGGGACACATGGGGGAGCGCGGGGCCTTTGTAACCGTCGGCGGACGCGTTCGGCGTCCGAGACGCATCCGGCACGGCGGCGCTATCCGCAGCTCAAAGCGGTTGATCGAACCTCAATGCATTTGATTGAGCGGTATGCGAC
The nucleotide sequence above comes from Mycobacterium vicinigordonae. Encoded proteins:
- the malQ gene encoding 4-alpha-glucanotransferase, translated to MTELAPSLVELARRFGIATSYQDWTGRHVLVSEDTLVAVLGALGVAADTEQHRNDALIAERRSYWERLMPPTIVGRSGAQTRFWVHVTHGAPADVWLELEDGTERRGRDSGIVQVDNFTPPFDLDGRWIGEASFLLPTDLPLGYHRVHLRSDHDQASTALIVTPDWLGLPERLGGRRAWGLATQLYSVRSRGSWGIGDLTDLADLALWSASVHGADYVLVNPLHAATLPGEQGDLKPMEPSPYLPTSRRFVNPLYLRVEAVPELVELPKRGRVRQLRADVQHRAGRVDSIDRDTAWAAKREALELLHRVPRSAGRELSYAAFRAREGRDLDDFATWCALAEKYGADWHRWPESVRHPDAAGIAKFVKNEDAIDFHRWLQWQLDEQLAATQSQAVRAGMTLGIMHDLAVGVHPNGADAWALQDVLALGVTAGAPPDEFNQLGQDWSQPPWRPDRLDEFEYRPFRSLIRAVLRHAGGVRIDHIIGLFRLWWIPSGTPPTEGTYIRYDHEAMIGIVALEAQRAGAVVVGEDLGTVEPWVRDYLLLRGLLGTSILWFEQDDSAPGGGPLPAERWREYCLSSVTTHDLPPTAGYLAGEHVRLRESLGLLTRPVEAELEFAAAERAAWLAELRRTGLLADGEDRPEQVIVALYRYLGRTPSRLLGVALTDAIGDQRTQNQPGTTDEYPNWRVPLTGPDGRPMMLEDVFTDVRAATLLQAVRAATEPA